Proteins encoded by one window of Bacillus sp. DTU_2020_1000418_1_SI_GHA_SEK_038:
- the gcvPB gene encoding aminomethyl-transferring glycine dehydrogenase subunit GcvPB: MQKINRTHSVRNYHQAKWDEPIIFELHKSGERGVTLPAVEEEIINSVGDGISAIPSEMVRKRQPNLPEITQNRVLRHYLRLSQETLGAAFNVEIGQGTCTMKYSPKVNETFASSPKMSELHPLQDVSTVQGILEVMYKLDLCMREISGMDYFTFQPGSGTQSLFTMASIVRAYHDANGEGEQRNEIITTSFSHPSAAATAAVKGYKIITLQPDEEGFPDIEELKAVVSERTAGFVVANPEDTGIYNYRIKEFTKIVHEAGGICYYDQANANGLLGITRAKEAGFDMCFFNLHKTFSTPHACGGPATGALGVINKLKEFLPGPIVEKQDEKYVLNDNLKHSIGKVRSFQGVPQTVLRAYAWVRALGAEGLKDVAQIAVLNNNYLYHKILKIRGASAPYINGKRLEQVRYSWEQLTEETGVTTDDVSRRMADFAHHYWSSHHPFVIPEPFTLEPTESYSKADLDEYIASLTQISNEAYSNPEHVKNAPHNSSIHRVDEQDYFENPEKWAITWRSYLKKAKETEEINL; this comes from the coding sequence ATGCAAAAAATTAATAGAACCCATAGTGTTAGAAACTATCATCAGGCAAAGTGGGATGAGCCGATTATTTTTGAACTTCATAAAAGCGGAGAGCGTGGAGTTACTCTTCCAGCAGTTGAAGAGGAAATTATCAATAGTGTAGGAGATGGAATCTCTGCTATTCCATCTGAAATGGTTCGAAAAAGACAGCCTAATTTACCTGAGATAACCCAAAATAGAGTTTTACGCCATTATTTGAGACTTTCACAGGAAACGCTGGGAGCTGCTTTTAACGTTGAAATTGGGCAAGGCACTTGTACGATGAAGTATTCTCCAAAAGTTAACGAAACCTTTGCTTCATCACCTAAAATGTCAGAGCTTCATCCGTTACAGGATGTCAGTACGGTACAAGGGATCCTTGAGGTAATGTATAAATTAGATTTATGCATGAGAGAAATTTCTGGAATGGACTATTTCACATTCCAGCCAGGGAGCGGAACACAGTCATTATTTACGATGGCTTCGATTGTTCGTGCTTACCATGATGCTAACGGTGAGGGGGAACAACGTAATGAAATCATTACAACAAGCTTCTCACACCCTTCGGCTGCGGCAACTGCAGCAGTTAAGGGATACAAAATTATCACCTTACAGCCAGATGAAGAGGGCTTCCCTGACATCGAGGAGTTAAAAGCGGTTGTTTCCGAAAGAACAGCTGGATTTGTCGTTGCGAATCCAGAGGATACAGGAATTTATAATTACCGTATTAAGGAGTTTACGAAAATTGTCCATGAAGCTGGCGGGATTTGCTACTATGACCAGGCAAATGCTAACGGACTACTTGGTATTACTCGTGCAAAAGAGGCAGGTTTTGATATGTGCTTCTTCAACCTTCATAAAACATTTTCTACTCCACATGCATGTGGTGGTCCAGCAACAGGGGCTCTGGGAGTGATAAACAAGCTGAAGGAATTTTTACCGGGGCCAATCGTTGAAAAACAAGATGAGAAGTATGTTTTGAATGATAATTTAAAACATAGTATCGGGAAAGTACGGTCATTCCAGGGCGTTCCGCAAACAGTATTGCGAGCCTACGCATGGGTAAGGGCACTTGGCGCTGAAGGATTAAAGGATGTAGCCCAAATTGCTGTCTTAAACAATAACTATTTATATCACAAAATATTAAAAATCCGCGGGGCAAGCGCTCCTTATATTAATGGAAAAAGGCTGGAGCAAGTGCGTTATAGCTGGGAACAGCTAACGGAGGAAACTGGAGTAACTACGGATGATGTTTCCCGCCGTATGGCTGATTTTGCCCATCATTATTGGTCAAGTCACCATCCATTTGTCATACCAGAACCATTTACGCTTGAGCCAACAGAGTCCTACTCTAAAGCAGATTTAGATGAATATATTGCATCGTTAACACAGATTTCAAACGAGGCTTATTCCAATCCAGAACATGTGAAAAATGCTCCGCATAATAGTTCCATTCATCGAGTAGATGAACAGGATTACTTTGAAAACCCAGAAAAATGGGCAATCACATGGCGTTCCTATTTGAAAAAAGCAAAGGAAACGGAAGAAATTAACCTATAA
- a CDS encoding M20/M25/M40 family metallo-hydrolase, with amino-acid sequence MISTKNEVLQFTDELVRVESIVDTTGEIDIANKIYDVVSSLPYFKENPYKLIKSRTVDDEIERYNVLAFVEGTKDINNKKTVILMGHIDTVGIDDYTNLKDVACSPSELMEKLKEESLPTLVKDHLLSAEWYFGRGVLDMKSGVASHLSLLKYFSEHPEELSGNLVFFAACDEEVSSKGVLSGLKDLKKWKQEHGFNYIGLINSDFVTPLYEGDENRYIYRGTVGKLLPSFFITGAETHVGSAFEGLDPNYIAAELTRQISYNPELCDSFLGETPAPPVSLKQMDLKPNYTVQTALSAYVYFNFFIHSWSPKDVLIKLSEQAEIAFENALKTLNERYEKFNKITNQPSKELPWKTRVLIYEDMTKELEKEHGEKFLKHMEEFKSKLLLDKSLDTRMFAARVVEEEWNWMKDKSPAIILFYSSLYSPCLALTGKDEREDNLSEALDKAIEAIQPEYAHPIVTKNFFQYICDMSCVALSDDDEAIRAVMENNPGWGTKHYVNFQDIRDINVPAINIGPYGYDGHKKFERMEIQYSTEVVPKITKEVIRLLIG; translated from the coding sequence ATGATTTCGACAAAAAATGAAGTATTACAGTTTACAGATGAATTAGTTCGAGTTGAGAGTATTGTTGATACAACGGGTGAGATTGATATAGCTAATAAGATATATGATGTCGTTTCGTCCCTTCCATATTTTAAAGAGAATCCTTACAAACTTATTAAATCAAGAACAGTAGATGATGAGATTGAAAGATATAATGTTCTGGCTTTCGTAGAAGGAACAAAAGATATAAATAATAAGAAAACAGTTATCTTAATGGGACATATAGACACCGTAGGGATTGATGATTACACAAATTTAAAAGACGTCGCTTGCTCGCCTTCCGAACTTATGGAAAAACTAAAGGAAGAATCGCTGCCTACTCTCGTAAAAGATCACCTGCTTTCAGCAGAATGGTATTTCGGACGTGGTGTTTTAGATATGAAAAGTGGTGTGGCAAGTCATCTTTCTCTATTAAAATACTTCTCTGAACATCCAGAAGAGCTATCCGGAAATCTTGTTTTTTTTGCAGCATGTGACGAAGAGGTTAGCTCAAAAGGCGTTTTGTCTGGATTAAAGGATCTTAAAAAATGGAAGCAAGAACATGGATTTAATTATATTGGGTTAATTAATTCCGATTTTGTAACTCCTTTATATGAAGGGGATGAAAATAGATATATTTACAGAGGAACAGTTGGAAAGCTTCTTCCATCCTTCTTTATTACAGGGGCTGAAACTCATGTCGGCTCTGCTTTTGAAGGATTAGACCCTAATTATATTGCAGCAGAATTAACTAGACAAATTAGTTACAATCCGGAATTGTGTGATAGTTTTTTAGGAGAAACACCAGCTCCGCCTGTTTCATTAAAGCAAATGGATTTAAAGCCAAATTATACAGTACAGACAGCACTTTCAGCTTACGTTTACTTTAACTTTTTTATTCATTCATGGTCTCCAAAGGATGTATTAATTAAGTTATCGGAACAAGCCGAAATTGCATTTGAAAATGCTCTTAAGACCTTAAATGAGCGCTATGAAAAGTTTAATAAGATAACGAATCAGCCATCCAAGGAATTACCTTGGAAGACAAGAGTGCTCATTTATGAAGATATGACAAAAGAGTTAGAAAAAGAGCATGGGGAAAAATTTCTTAAGCATATGGAAGAGTTCAAATCCAAACTATTATTAGATAAAAGTTTAGATACTCGAATGTTTGCTGCAAGAGTAGTCGAGGAAGAGTGGAATTGGATGAAAGATAAAAGTCCAGCGATTATCCTATTTTATTCATCGCTTTATTCACCTTGCTTGGCATTAACTGGTAAGGATGAAAGAGAGGACAATTTATCAGAGGCATTAGACAAGGCGATTGAAGCGATACAACCAGAGTATGCTCATCCGATCGTTACGAAGAATTTCTTTCAATATATTTGCGATATGAGTTGTGTTGCGTTAAGTGATGATGATGAAGCAATTAGGGCAGTTATGGAAAATAATCCGGGATGGGGAACGAAACATTACGTCAATTTTCAAGATATTCGTGATATTAATGTTCCAGCAATTAATATTGGACCATATGGATATGATGGCCATAAGAAATTTGAAAGAATGGAAATCCAATATTCCACGGAAGTAGTGCCGAAAATAACTAAAGAAGTAATTCGCCTTTTAATTGGGTAA
- a CDS encoding DctP family TRAP transporter solute-binding subunit: MKRFLSVIVLLAMVLVSACGRPSGGSSEAGSGGSTEKGGQKYTLRISHLVPEEQSTHITALDFKKKVEERSNGQIEVQVYPNGSLFGSDREAIEAVQLGNIEMTIPAVAALSSFNSKFMVFDLPFLFNSREAAYKALDGDLGKTLLSDLEQNDLKGLVFGENGFRHISNNNGPIDSPEDLKGIKMRTLESPVHADTFKAFGANASPFAFGELYTALQQKTYDAMESPISIYYTSKMYEVQDYLTLSGHFYAATILVMNEKFYNELPEDLQKVVTEAAKEFQTDQRKLAQKQDTDFLVKLEESGMKINDLTEEQKNAFREASKPVYEKYIPQIGEDIVNQALAANE, encoded by the coding sequence ATGAAGAGGTTTTTAAGTGTCATTGTTTTACTTGCTATGGTTTTAGTTAGTGCGTGTGGAAGGCCTTCGGGAGGGAGTTCGGAGGCAGGATCCGGCGGTTCAACAGAAAAGGGCGGTCAAAAGTATACATTGAGGATATCACATTTGGTGCCCGAAGAGCAGTCTACTCATATCACTGCATTGGATTTTAAAAAGAAGGTGGAAGAACGCTCTAATGGTCAAATAGAAGTACAGGTTTATCCAAACGGATCACTCTTTGGATCAGACCGTGAGGCAATCGAAGCAGTTCAGCTAGGAAATATTGAGATGACAATTCCAGCCGTTGCAGCACTTTCCTCTTTTAATAGTAAATTCATGGTATTTGATTTACCTTTCTTATTTAATTCAAGGGAAGCAGCATATAAGGCTCTTGATGGTGATTTAGGTAAAACATTATTGTCGGACCTCGAGCAGAATGATTTAAAAGGTTTAGTATTTGGAGAAAATGGATTCCGGCATATTTCTAATAACAATGGACCAATTGATAGTCCCGAGGATTTAAAGGGAATTAAGATGCGTACGCTTGAAAGCCCAGTTCATGCTGATACATTTAAAGCCTTTGGAGCGAATGCATCTCCATTTGCCTTTGGTGAGTTATATACAGCCCTTCAGCAAAAAACATATGATGCGATGGAAAGCCCAATTTCTATTTATTACACTAGTAAGATGTATGAAGTGCAGGATTATTTAACATTGAGCGGCCATTTTTATGCAGCAACAATCCTTGTCATGAATGAGAAATTCTACAATGAATTACCAGAAGACCTTCAAAAGGTCGTTACTGAAGCAGCGAAGGAATTCCAAACAGATCAACGTAAACTTGCTCAAAAGCAGGATACAGACTTCCTTGTTAAACTTGAGGAAAGTGGCATGAAAATAAATGATCTTACTGAGGAACAGAAGAATGCATTTAGAGAAGCATCTAAACCAGTATACGAAAAGTATATTCCACAAATTGGGGAGGATATTGTAAATCAGGCACTTGCTGCAAATGAGTAA
- a CDS encoding TRAP transporter small permease, which translates to MKFKDQYIEEFFLILTLVAMVALIFGQVVGRYIFNSAPSWTEELARFIHIWQVWIGASYAVRLQAHIRVEAFRNLFSTFIQKILDTVSNLVWFSLALFLAILGTQLVLSSLNNGQVTPATQLPMWIPFLAIPLGGIGMSIRLLQQLWIIWKSPSNPSEGGTPI; encoded by the coding sequence ATGAAATTTAAAGATCAATATATCGAAGAGTTTTTCTTGATCTTAACGTTAGTGGCAATGGTAGCCTTAATTTTTGGTCAGGTTGTTGGCAGATATATTTTTAATTCTGCACCTAGTTGGACAGAAGAACTAGCACGCTTTATCCATATATGGCAAGTTTGGATAGGTGCAAGCTACGCCGTTCGGTTGCAGGCGCATATCCGCGTTGAAGCCTTTAGGAATTTATTTTCCACCTTTATTCAAAAAATACTTGATACGGTTTCAAACCTAGTCTGGTTTAGTCTTGCGTTATTCTTAGCTATTCTTGGAACCCAGCTTGTTTTAAGCAGCCTTAATAATGGACAAGTTACACCAGCTACACAACTGCCGATGTGGATTCCATTTTTAGCCATTCCACTGGGGGGGATTGGAATGTCAATTCGTTTATTACAGCAGCTTTGGATTATATGGAAATCTCCTTCTAACCCAAGCGAGGGGGGGACCCCGATTTGA
- a CDS encoding TRAP transporter large permease, whose protein sequence is MTVAVLFISLFVFLLIGVPIAISLGASALITIYFTTTLPLTIMTQKAFTSLDSFPLLAVPFFMLAGVLMGKGGVSKRLLNLATILVGWMIGGLAMVTIVSCMFFAAISGSGPATVAAIGSFMIPSMKEKKYEEGFAAGVAAAAGSIGVIIPPSIPFVLYGVVAGVSVGSMFLAGIIPGIILGIGMMIVSYMVSKKKNYKSEDTIKYSFKEGLRAFYDAKWALLIPVIILGGIYGGVFSPTEAAVVAVVYAIIIGAFVHKELSMKDIYDCLREAIVINATTMIIIGLSISFAYIMTLEQIPNSIAIFITELSSNPLVILLIINILLLIVGMFIDTISALIVLSPILLPIVTAVGVDPVHFGVILVSNLAIGFITPPLGVNLFVASSISGIKIEKIIIGILPFLLSMIICLLVITYVPALSTWLPLMLD, encoded by the coding sequence TTGACAGTCGCGGTACTTTTCATTTCCCTATTTGTTTTCCTATTAATTGGTGTACCAATTGCGATCTCATTAGGTGCTTCTGCGTTGATAACGATTTATTTCACAACGACATTGCCTTTAACAATTATGACACAAAAAGCCTTTACTTCTCTTGACTCCTTTCCTTTATTAGCCGTTCCGTTTTTTATGCTTGCTGGTGTTTTGATGGGAAAAGGTGGAGTATCAAAACGATTATTAAATCTTGCCACAATACTAGTTGGATGGATGATCGGCGGACTTGCAATGGTTACGATAGTTTCATGTATGTTCTTTGCAGCTATTTCCGGGTCGGGTCCCGCAACCGTTGCAGCCATAGGTTCATTCATGATTCCTTCGATGAAAGAAAAGAAGTATGAGGAAGGATTCGCAGCTGGTGTTGCTGCAGCTGCAGGTTCGATTGGCGTTATTATCCCACCAAGTATTCCATTTGTACTTTATGGGGTGGTTGCCGGAGTTTCTGTTGGTAGCATGTTCCTGGCGGGGATTATTCCGGGTATCATCCTTGGTATTGGAATGATGATTGTCTCTTATATGGTCTCAAAGAAGAAAAATTATAAATCAGAGGATACGATCAAATATTCATTTAAAGAGGGTTTAAGGGCATTCTATGACGCCAAATGGGCTTTGCTAATACCAGTTATTATTTTAGGCGGAATATATGGCGGAGTATTTTCCCCAACGGAAGCAGCCGTCGTCGCTGTAGTTTATGCAATAATAATTGGAGCCTTTGTTCATAAAGAACTGTCAATGAAAGATATTTATGATTGTTTACGAGAAGCAATTGTTATTAACGCAACAACGATGATTATTATCGGTTTATCTATTTCCTTTGCGTATATTATGACACTTGAACAAATTCCGAATAGTATCGCTATTTTTATAACAGAGTTATCAAGTAATCCGCTTGTGATTTTATTGATTATTAATATATTGTTACTTATTGTTGGAATGTTTATCGATACAATTTCCGCTTTAATCGTCTTATCTCCAATCTTATTACCAATTGTTACGGCCGTAGGTGTGGATCCTGTTCATTTTGGTGTTATTTTGGTATCAAATTTAGCAATTGGGTTTATTACTCCTCCGCTTGGTGTTAATTTATTTGTTGCATCTAGTATAAGTGGAATAAAGATAGAAAAGATTATTATTGGTATTTTGCCATTTTTATTGTCTATGATTATCTGTTTACTAGTTATCACGTATGTACCAGCACTATCCACATGGTTGCCGTTAATGCTTGATTAA
- a CDS encoding aminotransferase class I/II-fold pyridoxal phosphate-dependent enzyme, translating to MALTLNSHVLNLGISGIRTFSNQLANFPDAINLTIGQPDFPTPQHIKEAAISSILADYTGYSHNAGLLSLRQEVQSFFFDRYNLSYRAEDEIYITVGASEALDIAFRTILEEGDEVILFAPVYPGYIPVIELCGAVPILIDTSGTDFKPTLDQIKKAVTPKTKAILFNYPSNPTGVILTRDEIRTLTDWIRTQELFVVSDEIYSENTFGSKHVSFASMEGMRERTIIIHGLSKSHSMTGWRIGFTMAPAFLIEQMIKVHLYSVTCAPVTSQYAAIQALRYGRDDSDAMNKEYVKRLDFLYNRLREMGLETMKPSGAFYIFPKIPSIFPDSYTFATQLLTEGGVAVVPGSAFSSFGEGYFRISYAYSMDILKEGLDRLEKFLQNHCIKGV from the coding sequence ATGGCACTTACATTAAATTCACATGTTTTAAATTTGGGAATCTCAGGGATTCGGACTTTTTCCAATCAGTTAGCAAATTTTCCTGATGCAATTAATCTTACAATTGGACAACCAGATTTCCCCACACCACAGCATATAAAAGAAGCGGCTATATCCTCAATTTTGGCTGATTACACAGGCTATTCTCATAACGCTGGACTACTATCTCTACGCCAAGAAGTTCAATCTTTTTTCTTCGATCGATATAACCTGTCTTACCGCGCAGAGGATGAAATTTATATTACAGTTGGAGCAAGTGAAGCGCTTGATATAGCCTTCCGGACAATACTTGAAGAAGGTGATGAAGTTATATTATTTGCACCTGTATATCCTGGCTATATTCCGGTAATAGAACTATGTGGTGCAGTACCAATTTTAATAGATACATCCGGAACTGATTTTAAACCAACACTTGATCAAATAAAGAAGGCTGTAACACCAAAAACGAAAGCCATTTTATTTAACTATCCATCTAATCCAACGGGAGTAATCCTTACTAGGGATGAAATACGGACGCTGACGGATTGGATTAGAACGCAGGAGTTATTCGTAGTGTCAGATGAAATCTACAGTGAAAATACGTTTGGAAGCAAGCATGTTTCTTTTGCATCAATGGAAGGAATGCGAGAACGCACAATAATTATTCATGGGTTATCTAAGTCTCACTCTATGACAGGCTGGCGAATTGGCTTTACTATGGCTCCGGCATTCCTAATAGAACAAATGATAAAAGTCCATTTATATAGCGTAACTTGTGCCCCTGTTACTAGTCAATATGCTGCAATCCAGGCATTGCGTTATGGGCGTGATGATTCCGATGCAATGAACAAAGAGTATGTAAAAAGACTTGACTTTTTATATAACCGCTTGAGAGAAATGGGGCTAGAAACCATGAAGCCTTCTGGAGCCTTTTATATTTTTCCAAAGATTCCATCGATATTTCCAGATTCATACACCTTTGCTACACAGTTGCTTACAGAAGGTGGCGTTGCTGTCGTACCAGGCAGTGCATTCTCATCTTTTGGAGAAGGTTATTTCAGAATTTCGTATGCCTATTCGATGGATATATTAAAGGAAGGGCTTGATCGGCTAGAGAAGTTCTTACAAAATCATTGTATTAAAGGAGTCTAA
- a CDS encoding SDR family oxidoreductase gives MNIGKYQDSLRDKRVVITGGASGIGLATAIRFANEEAIVTIIDNNQDSLEKVLNEYSTIKHGVVADVSCHESVRNAFLEIDHLAGGVDILIANAGISIRSNFIDITPEQWEKVIGVNLNGIFYTAQEAAKRMLNQGHGVILMTASTNGLVGHPYYADYNASKAGVNLLARTMALELAPTIRVNTVCPGYVLTPMQLAEYSPEALEQVNEKIPLKRHAKPEEVAGLYAFLASSEAKYITGQHIPIDGGELA, from the coding sequence TTGAACATAGGAAAATATCAAGATAGCCTTCGTGATAAACGTGTTGTTATAACCGGTGGTGCCAGTGGAATCGGTTTAGCTACTGCCATTCGATTTGCAAACGAGGAAGCAATTGTTACGATCATTGATAATAACCAGGATTCATTGGAAAAAGTATTAAATGAATATTCAACAATTAAACATGGAGTAGTTGCAGATGTAAGTTGTCACGAGAGTGTGCGTAATGCTTTTCTTGAAATTGATCATTTGGCAGGAGGTGTGGATATTCTTATTGCAAATGCAGGAATAAGTATAAGATCTAATTTTATTGACATTACTCCGGAGCAATGGGAAAAGGTGATAGGGGTTAATCTCAATGGCATATTTTACACTGCACAAGAAGCAGCAAAAAGAATGCTTAATCAGGGGCATGGTGTAATTTTAATGACGGCCTCGACCAATGGTTTAGTTGGTCATCCATATTACGCAGATTATAATGCCTCAAAAGCCGGTGTGAATCTTTTAGCACGAACAATGGCTTTAGAACTAGCTCCGACGATTCGAGTAAATACAGTCTGCCCTGGATACGTCCTCACACCGATGCAACTTGCAGAGTACAGTCCAGAAGCATTAGAGCAAGTAAATGAAAAAATCCCTTTAAAGAGACATGCCAAACCTGAGGAGGTTGCAGGATTGTATGCATTTTTAGCATCTTCGGAGGCGAAGTATATTACAGGGCAGCATATTCCTATTGATGGGGGAGAACTCGCTTAA
- a CDS encoding amino acid ABC transporter ATP-binding protein — protein sequence MIKVKNLKKKFGDIEVLRDINIQIKEKEVVVVIGPSGSGKSTFLRCINNLEEISSGDIYINDINISNHKVNINEMRADVGMVFQQFNLFPHKTVLENITLAPMKVRKRKKQEAEEKAFKLLEKVGLVSKADAYPDSLSGGQKQRIAIARALAMEPKIMLFDEPTSALDPEMVGEVLAVMKDLAHEGMTMVVVTHEMGFAREVGDRVVFMDEGYVIEEASPVTLFSEPKNERTIAFLSKVL from the coding sequence ATGATTAAAGTGAAAAATTTAAAGAAAAAATTCGGAGATATAGAGGTTTTAAGGGATATTAATATACAGATTAAGGAAAAGGAAGTTGTAGTAGTAATCGGTCCCTCTGGTTCTGGGAAATCGACATTCCTCCGCTGTATAAATAATTTAGAAGAAATATCATCAGGTGATATTTATATAAATGACATAAACATTTCCAATCATAAGGTGAATATTAATGAGATGCGGGCAGATGTCGGCATGGTTTTCCAACAATTTAATTTATTCCCTCATAAAACCGTTTTAGAAAATATCACTTTAGCTCCTATGAAGGTTCGCAAAAGAAAAAAGCAAGAAGCAGAAGAAAAAGCATTTAAATTACTTGAAAAAGTAGGGCTTGTAAGTAAAGCAGATGCATATCCAGATTCATTGTCGGGTGGACAAAAACAAAGAATTGCCATTGCTAGAGCATTAGCAATGGAACCGAAAATTATGTTATTCGATGAACCGACATCAGCCTTAGACCCTGAAATGGTCGGGGAAGTTTTAGCAGTGATGAAGGACTTGGCGCACGAAGGAATGACGATGGTCGTTGTTACGCATGAAATGGGTTTTGCTAGAGAAGTTGGGGATCGAGTCGTTTTCATGGATGAAGGCTATGTCATAGAGGAAGCCTCTCCTGTAACCTTATTTTCTGAGCCTAAAAATGAACGAACGATTGCGTTTCTTTCGAAAGTATTATAA
- a CDS encoding ABC transporter substrate-binding protein yields the protein MKSKKKLFLVSIISIIFLLILGGCGSNSTSNQADKPGSDTKGTESKEDMKLVHDGKLTFAMSGLLKPLNYKENDKLVGFDVEIGTEIAKRIGLEPNPVTNPWETILQGLKGKKYDVIIGSMTATEERLKQVDFSIPYYISGAQIFVAEENNTIQTKDDVKDKIIGVVQASTHKEVAESYTDKVKAYPSEVFALQDLGPGRIDAVITDKIVGVSAIKEQGLKIKPIDGVLNQENIAVAINKDHQVLLDKINQAINEIIEDGTYEEISKKWFGLNIMEKK from the coding sequence ATGAAAAGTAAAAAGAAACTATTTCTAGTATCAATCATCTCGATTATCTTTCTATTGATTTTAGGAGGATGCGGAAGTAACTCGACTTCAAACCAAGCAGATAAACCGGGGTCTGATACAAAAGGGACAGAATCTAAAGAGGATATGAAGCTTGTTCATGATGGGAAGCTCACCTTTGCCATGAGTGGATTACTTAAACCATTAAATTACAAAGAAAATGACAAGCTGGTAGGCTTTGATGTGGAGATAGGAACTGAGATTGCAAAACGTATCGGCTTGGAGCCAAATCCGGTTACAAATCCATGGGAAACAATTCTTCAAGGATTAAAAGGGAAAAAATATGATGTCATTATTGGAAGCATGACAGCCACGGAAGAACGTTTAAAACAGGTTGACTTTTCCATTCCATATTATATCTCTGGAGCGCAAATTTTCGTAGCCGAAGAAAACAATACCATTCAAACTAAAGATGACGTGAAGGATAAAATTATTGGTGTCGTTCAAGCAAGCACCCATAAAGAAGTGGCAGAAAGCTATACTGATAAAGTGAAAGCGTATCCAAGTGAAGTATTTGCTTTACAAGATTTAGGTCCAGGACGTATTGATGCGGTTATTACCGATAAAATTGTCGGGGTATCAGCAATCAAAGAGCAAGGTTTAAAAATAAAACCAATTGACGGGGTACTAAATCAGGAAAATATTGCAGTTGCTATAAATAAAGATCATCAAGTGCTGCTGGATAAGATTAATCAAGCGATAAATGAAATTATAGAGGACGGCACGTACGAAGAAATAAGCAAGAAATGGTTTGGATTAAACATTATGGAAAAGAAGTAA